A single window of Gossypium arboreum isolate Shixiya-1 chromosome 13, ASM2569848v2, whole genome shotgun sequence DNA harbors:
- the LOC108450065 gene encoding protein DETOXIFICATION 15-like isoform X2, with the protein MENLEERRDCLESPLIPQSQQGFAKDEILGEVKKQLLLAGPLVSVNFLVFALQLISVMFVGHLGKLPLSGASMATSFASVTGFSLLRGMASALDTFCGQSFGAKQYHMLGIHLQGSLLVLLTASIPLAFIWTNAASILLFFGQDPEIAAEAGKYARFMLPSIFGFAIQECHIRFLQAQNNVVPMMIISGFTTLLHILVCWILVFKSGLGNKGAALANAFSYWTNALLLVLYVRTSPSCKKTWTGYSMEAFYGILKFLKLSIPSAIMLSLEIWSFEMMVLLSGLLPNPKLETSVLAISTRSSNELGAGRPRAARLAICVTLLMVVTEGTLMGTVMISGRKYWGYLYSKDEQVVKYVGQMLLLIAASHLIDGIQSVLTGVARGCGWQKIGAWINLGAYHLIGTPCSVVLAFVYHLGGEGLWTGLIVALFVQAICLAIVTLNIKWEEEAKKAFNRATNSWGAMLS; encoded by the exons ATGGAGAACCTTGAAGAGCGAAGGGACTGCCTTGAATCCCCACTAATTCCTCAATCTCAACAGGGATTTGCCAAAGATGAGATATTGGGCGAGGTTAAAAAGCAGCTCCTGTTAGCTGGCCCTCTTGTATCTGTCAATTTCTTGGTATTTGCTTTGCAGCTTATATCAGTAATGTTTGTGGGTCATCTTGGTAAGCTTCCACTTTCTGGTGCTTCAATGGCTACTTCCTTTGCTTCCGTTACTGGTTTTAGCTTGCTG AGGGGAATGGCAAGTGCATTAGATACATTTTGTGGTCAGTCTTTTGGAGCAAAACAGTATCACATGCTTGGTATTCACTTGCAAGGGTCCTTGCTTGTTCTACTAACAGCCAGCATTCCCTTGGCATTTATATGGACCAATGCTGCTTCCATCCTTTTATTCTTCGGACAAGACCCGGAAATAGCGGCCGAAGCCGGTAAATACGCTCGTTTCATGTTGCCAAGCATCTTCGGTTTCGCCATCCAGGAATGCCATATCAGGTTCTTACAAGCTCAAAACAATGTGGTTCCCATGATGATAATCTCAGGATTCACAACATTACTTCACATCCTTGTTTGTTGGATACTGGTGTTCAAGTCCGGTCTCGGAAACAAAGGCGCCGCTTTGGCGAACGCATTCTCGTACTGGACTAATGCTCTGCTTCTAGTATTGTATGTCAGAACCTCTCCTTCTTGTAAGAAAACTTGGACAGGTTACTCCATGGAAGCTTTCTATGGTATCCTTAAGTTCTTGAAACTATCAATTCCTTCAGCTATAATGCTCAG CCTGGAAATCTGGTCCTTTGAGATGATGGTCCTTTTATCTGGTTTGCTTCCAAATCCAAAGCTTGAAACTTCAGTTTTGGCAATCAG CACAAGATCTTCCAATGAACTAGGAGCCGGGCGACCGCGGGCCGCTCGACTAGCGATCTGTGTTACGTTGTTGATGGTGGTCACTGAAGGAACCTTGATGGGCACCGTCATGATTTCGGGTCGAAAATATTGGGGTTATCTCTATAGCAAAGATGAGCAAGTGGTGAAATACGTAGGACAAATGTTGCTGCTCATTGCTGCTTCCCATCTTATTGATGGTATTCAATCTGTACTTACAG GGGTTGCTAGGGGATGTGGATGGCAAAAAATTGGGGCATGGATTAATCTGGGTGCATATCATCTTATTGGTACCCCTTGTTCAGTTGTACTAGCTTTTGTTTACCATCTTGGAGGGGAG GGACTTTGGACAGGTCTAATAGTGGCACTTTTTGTGCAAGCAATATGTTTAGCCATAGTAACTCTAAACATTAAATGGGAGGAAGAA GCAAAGAAAGCTTTTAATAGAGCAACAAATTCATGGGGTGCAATGTTATCATAA
- the LOC108450065 gene encoding protein DETOXIFICATION 16-like isoform X1 — protein MENLEERRDCLESPLIPQSQQGFAKDEILGEVKKQLLLAGPLVSVNFLVFALQLISVMFVGHLGKLPLSGASMATSFASVTGFSLLRGMASALDTFCGQSFGAKQYHMLGIHLQGSLLVLLTASIPLAFIWTNAASILLFFGQDPEIAAEAGKYARFMLPSIFGFAIQECHIRFLQAQNNVVPMMIISGFTTLLHILVCWILVFKSGLGNKGAALANAFSYWTNALLLVLYVRTSPSCKKTWTGYSMEAFYGILKFLKLSIPSAIMLSLEIWSFEMMVLLSGLLPNPKLETSVLAISLNTCSTIYMIPLGLSAAVSTRSSNELGAGRPRAARLAICVTLLMVVTEGTLMGTVMISGRKYWGYLYSKDEQVVKYVGQMLLLIAASHLIDGIQSVLTGVARGCGWQKIGAWINLGAYHLIGTPCSVVLAFVYHLGGEGLWTGLIVALFVQAICLAIVTLNIKWEEEAKKAFNRATNSWGAMLS, from the exons ATGGAGAACCTTGAAGAGCGAAGGGACTGCCTTGAATCCCCACTAATTCCTCAATCTCAACAGGGATTTGCCAAAGATGAGATATTGGGCGAGGTTAAAAAGCAGCTCCTGTTAGCTGGCCCTCTTGTATCTGTCAATTTCTTGGTATTTGCTTTGCAGCTTATATCAGTAATGTTTGTGGGTCATCTTGGTAAGCTTCCACTTTCTGGTGCTTCAATGGCTACTTCCTTTGCTTCCGTTACTGGTTTTAGCTTGCTG AGGGGAATGGCAAGTGCATTAGATACATTTTGTGGTCAGTCTTTTGGAGCAAAACAGTATCACATGCTTGGTATTCACTTGCAAGGGTCCTTGCTTGTTCTACTAACAGCCAGCATTCCCTTGGCATTTATATGGACCAATGCTGCTTCCATCCTTTTATTCTTCGGACAAGACCCGGAAATAGCGGCCGAAGCCGGTAAATACGCTCGTTTCATGTTGCCAAGCATCTTCGGTTTCGCCATCCAGGAATGCCATATCAGGTTCTTACAAGCTCAAAACAATGTGGTTCCCATGATGATAATCTCAGGATTCACAACATTACTTCACATCCTTGTTTGTTGGATACTGGTGTTCAAGTCCGGTCTCGGAAACAAAGGCGCCGCTTTGGCGAACGCATTCTCGTACTGGACTAATGCTCTGCTTCTAGTATTGTATGTCAGAACCTCTCCTTCTTGTAAGAAAACTTGGACAGGTTACTCCATGGAAGCTTTCTATGGTATCCTTAAGTTCTTGAAACTATCAATTCCTTCAGCTATAATGCTCAG CCTGGAAATCTGGTCCTTTGAGATGATGGTCCTTTTATCTGGTTTGCTTCCAAATCCAAAGCTTGAAACTTCAGTTTTGGCAATCAG CCTTAATACATGTTCAACAATTTATATGATACCCCTTGGACTTAGTGCTGCAGTAAG CACAAGATCTTCCAATGAACTAGGAGCCGGGCGACCGCGGGCCGCTCGACTAGCGATCTGTGTTACGTTGTTGATGGTGGTCACTGAAGGAACCTTGATGGGCACCGTCATGATTTCGGGTCGAAAATATTGGGGTTATCTCTATAGCAAAGATGAGCAAGTGGTGAAATACGTAGGACAAATGTTGCTGCTCATTGCTGCTTCCCATCTTATTGATGGTATTCAATCTGTACTTACAG GGGTTGCTAGGGGATGTGGATGGCAAAAAATTGGGGCATGGATTAATCTGGGTGCATATCATCTTATTGGTACCCCTTGTTCAGTTGTACTAGCTTTTGTTTACCATCTTGGAGGGGAG GGACTTTGGACAGGTCTAATAGTGGCACTTTTTGTGCAAGCAATATGTTTAGCCATAGTAACTCTAAACATTAAATGGGAGGAAGAA GCAAAGAAAGCTTTTAATAGAGCAACAAATTCATGGGGTGCAATGTTATCATAA
- the LOC108450065 gene encoding protein DETOXIFICATION 16-like isoform X3, giving the protein MENLEERRDCLESPLIPQSQQGFAKDEILGEVKKQLLLAGPLVSVNFLVFALQLISVMFVGHLGKLPLSGASMATSFASVTGFSLLRGMASALDTFCGQSFGAKQYHMLGIHLQGSLLVLLTASIPLAFIWTNAASILLFFGQDPEIAAEAGKYARFMLPSIFGFAIQECHIRFLQAQNNVVPMMIISGFTTLLHILVCWILVFKSGLGNKGAALANAFSYWTNALLLVLYVRTSPSCKKTWTGYSMEAFYGILKFLKLSIPSAIMLSLEIWSFEMMVLLSGLLPNPKLETSVLAISLNTCSTIYMIPLGLSAAVSTRSSNELGAGRPRAARLAICVTLLMVVTEGTLMGTVMISGRKYWGYLYSKDEQVVKYVGQMLLLIAASHLIDGIQSVLTGTLDRSNSGTFCASNMFSHSNSKH; this is encoded by the exons ATGGAGAACCTTGAAGAGCGAAGGGACTGCCTTGAATCCCCACTAATTCCTCAATCTCAACAGGGATTTGCCAAAGATGAGATATTGGGCGAGGTTAAAAAGCAGCTCCTGTTAGCTGGCCCTCTTGTATCTGTCAATTTCTTGGTATTTGCTTTGCAGCTTATATCAGTAATGTTTGTGGGTCATCTTGGTAAGCTTCCACTTTCTGGTGCTTCAATGGCTACTTCCTTTGCTTCCGTTACTGGTTTTAGCTTGCTG AGGGGAATGGCAAGTGCATTAGATACATTTTGTGGTCAGTCTTTTGGAGCAAAACAGTATCACATGCTTGGTATTCACTTGCAAGGGTCCTTGCTTGTTCTACTAACAGCCAGCATTCCCTTGGCATTTATATGGACCAATGCTGCTTCCATCCTTTTATTCTTCGGACAAGACCCGGAAATAGCGGCCGAAGCCGGTAAATACGCTCGTTTCATGTTGCCAAGCATCTTCGGTTTCGCCATCCAGGAATGCCATATCAGGTTCTTACAAGCTCAAAACAATGTGGTTCCCATGATGATAATCTCAGGATTCACAACATTACTTCACATCCTTGTTTGTTGGATACTGGTGTTCAAGTCCGGTCTCGGAAACAAAGGCGCCGCTTTGGCGAACGCATTCTCGTACTGGACTAATGCTCTGCTTCTAGTATTGTATGTCAGAACCTCTCCTTCTTGTAAGAAAACTTGGACAGGTTACTCCATGGAAGCTTTCTATGGTATCCTTAAGTTCTTGAAACTATCAATTCCTTCAGCTATAATGCTCAG CCTGGAAATCTGGTCCTTTGAGATGATGGTCCTTTTATCTGGTTTGCTTCCAAATCCAAAGCTTGAAACTTCAGTTTTGGCAATCAG CCTTAATACATGTTCAACAATTTATATGATACCCCTTGGACTTAGTGCTGCAGTAAG CACAAGATCTTCCAATGAACTAGGAGCCGGGCGACCGCGGGCCGCTCGACTAGCGATCTGTGTTACGTTGTTGATGGTGGTCACTGAAGGAACCTTGATGGGCACCGTCATGATTTCGGGTCGAAAATATTGGGGTTATCTCTATAGCAAAGATGAGCAAGTGGTGAAATACGTAGGACAAATGTTGCTGCTCATTGCTGCTTCCCATCTTATTGATGGTATTCAATCTGTACTTACAG GGACTTTGGACAGGTCTAATAGTGGCACTTTTTGTGCAAGCAATATGTTTAGCCATAGTAACTCTAAACATTAA